Proteins from a single region of Sphingomonas swuensis:
- the cysD gene encoding sulfate adenylyltransferase subunit CysD, with protein MAPAPRGRHQSGPMALTHLDRLEAESIHILREVAATARAPVFLYSIGKDSSVMLHLALKAFAPAPPPFPFLHIASGWDFGAMLAHRDAMAARHGLDLRVWQHAAGLSPFDTPTPAYTRTMLTEALRDALRAGGYDAAFGGGRRDEEKARAKERIFSFRGRGGGWDPKLQRPELWNLYNGRVHAGESLRVFPLSNWTERDVWEYIAREDVPVVPLYLAAERPTVERDGTLLMVDDPEALALRPGEQVVTRRIRFRTMGCWPLTGAIESEADTLETLLAEMDAMRVSERAGRVIDRDESASMEVKKREGYF; from the coding sequence ATTGCGCCAGCGCCAAGGGGGCGGCATCAGTCGGGACCCATGGCGCTGACCCATCTCGACCGGCTCGAGGCCGAGAGCATCCACATCCTGCGCGAGGTGGCGGCGACCGCGCGGGCGCCGGTGTTCCTCTATTCGATCGGCAAGGATTCGAGCGTCATGCTCCACCTTGCGCTCAAGGCCTTCGCGCCGGCGCCGCCGCCCTTCCCCTTCCTCCACATCGCCAGCGGGTGGGACTTCGGGGCGATGCTGGCGCACCGTGACGCCATGGCGGCGCGCCACGGGCTCGACCTCAGGGTCTGGCAGCACGCGGCGGGGCTGAGCCCGTTCGACACGCCGACCCCGGCCTATACGCGGACCATGCTGACCGAGGCGCTGCGCGACGCGCTCAGGGCGGGCGGCTACGACGCAGCGTTCGGAGGCGGGCGGCGCGACGAGGAGAAGGCGCGGGCCAAGGAGCGCATCTTCTCCTTCCGCGGGCGCGGCGGCGGGTGGGATCCCAAGCTCCAGCGGCCCGAATTGTGGAACCTCTACAATGGGCGGGTCCATGCCGGCGAGAGCCTGCGGGTCTTCCCGCTGAGCAACTGGACCGAGCGCGACGTGTGGGAATATATCGCCCGCGAGGACGTGCCGGTGGTCCCGCTCTACCTTGCCGCCGAGCGGCCGACGGTCGAGCGCGACGGCACCCTGCTGATGGTCGACGATCCCGAGGCGCTGGCACTCCGACCCGGCGAACAGGTCGTGACCCGGCGGATCCGCTTCCGCACCATGGGCTGCTGGCCGCTGACCGGTGCGATCGAAAGCGAGGCCGACACGCTCGAGACGCTGCTGGCCGAGATGGACGCGATGCGCGTCAGCGAGCGGGCGGGCCGGGTGATCGACCGCGACGAGAGCGCCTCGATGGAAGTGAAGAAGCGCGAGGGCTATTTCTGA
- the cysC gene encoding adenylyl-sulfate kinase — MDLLRFITCGSVDDGKSTLIGRLLHDCGAVPDDQLEALARDSRKVGTQGQEIDYALLVDGLAAEREQGITIDVAYRFFSSAARRFIVADCPGHEQYTRNMATGASTADAAVLLVDARKGVLTQTRRHAAICRLMGVGSLILAVNKMDLVGWDRARFAAIVAEFERFADEQGLALAAAIPLSGLTGANVAARAAETPWHDGPTLIEALEAVPGSDQATEGPLRLPVQWVVRPHQDFRGFAGLIAAGTVERGQDVRVLPSGRTSRIAAIYVGETEVVRAEAAQSVTVTLTDAVDCGRGSTIVALAKPPEVADQFEASLVWLHEEPLVPGRGYWLQLATQTVTATVQSPKYELGIDSGEQLAAKTLGLNAIGVAEIATDRPLAFEPYAQSRTMGGFILIDKATNATVAAGMLHFALRRAQNVHWQAIEISREAHARQKGQRPCVVWLTGLSGSGKSTIANLVEKRLFELGRHSFLLDGDNVRHGLSRDLGFTEADRIENVRRVAEVAKLMGDAGLIVITAFISPFRAEREMVRRMLPEGEFLEVFVDTPIEEAERRDPKGLYAKARAGEIRNFTGIDSPYEAPEAPDLRIDTTLIGAEAAAEEIVALLMGRGTAS; from the coding sequence ATGGACCTGCTGCGCTTCATCACCTGCGGCTCGGTCGACGACGGCAAGTCGACGCTGATCGGGCGGCTTCTGCACGACTGCGGAGCGGTCCCCGACGACCAGCTGGAGGCGCTCGCGCGCGACAGCCGGAAGGTGGGCACGCAGGGGCAGGAGATCGACTATGCGCTGCTGGTCGACGGGCTTGCGGCCGAGCGCGAGCAGGGCATCACCATCGACGTCGCCTACCGCTTTTTCTCGAGCGCGGCGCGGCGGTTCATCGTCGCCGACTGCCCGGGGCACGAGCAATATACGCGCAACATGGCGACGGGCGCCTCGACCGCCGACGCGGCGGTGCTGCTGGTCGATGCGCGCAAGGGCGTGCTGACCCAGACGAGGCGGCATGCGGCGATCTGCCGGCTGATGGGGGTCGGGAGCCTGATCCTCGCGGTCAACAAGATGGACCTCGTCGGCTGGGACCGGGCGCGGTTCGCGGCGATCGTCGCCGAGTTCGAGCGGTTCGCGGACGAGCAGGGCCTGGCCCTCGCCGCGGCGATCCCGCTGTCGGGGCTGACCGGCGCCAATGTCGCTGCCCGCGCCGCAGAGACGCCATGGCATGACGGGCCGACGCTGATCGAGGCGCTCGAGGCGGTACCCGGGAGCGACCAGGCGACCGAGGGGCCGCTTCGCTTGCCGGTTCAGTGGGTGGTTCGTCCGCACCAGGATTTCCGCGGCTTCGCCGGGCTGATCGCGGCGGGGACGGTCGAGCGCGGACAGGACGTCCGCGTGCTGCCCTCAGGACGGACCAGCCGGATCGCCGCCATATACGTCGGCGAGACCGAGGTGGTGCGGGCCGAGGCGGCGCAGTCGGTGACGGTGACGCTGACCGACGCGGTCGATTGCGGACGCGGCTCGACCATCGTCGCGCTAGCGAAGCCGCCCGAAGTGGCCGATCAGTTCGAGGCGAGCCTCGTCTGGCTGCACGAGGAGCCGCTGGTGCCGGGCCGCGGCTACTGGCTGCAGCTTGCGACGCAGACGGTCACCGCGACCGTTCAGTCGCCCAAATATGAGCTCGGGATCGACAGCGGCGAGCAGCTTGCGGCGAAGACTCTCGGGCTGAATGCGATCGGGGTCGCCGAGATCGCCACCGATCGGCCGCTGGCGTTCGAACCCTATGCGCAGAGCCGGACGATGGGCGGCTTCATCCTGATCGACAAGGCGACCAACGCGACGGTCGCGGCGGGAATGCTCCACTTCGCGCTTCGCCGCGCGCAGAACGTCCACTGGCAGGCGATCGAGATCAGCCGCGAGGCGCATGCCCGGCAGAAAGGGCAGCGGCCGTGCGTGGTCTGGCTGACCGGGCTATCGGGGTCGGGCAAGTCGACCATCGCCAACCTCGTCGAGAAGAGGCTGTTCGAGCTCGGCCGGCACAGCTTCCTGCTCGACGGGGACAATGTCCGGCACGGGCTGAGCCGCGACCTCGGCTTCACCGAGGCCGACCGGATCGAGAACGTCCGCCGGGTGGCCGAGGTCGCCAAGCTGATGGGCGACGCCGGGCTGATCGTCATCACCGCCTTCATCTCGCCCTTCCGAGCCGAGCGCGAGATGGTCCGGCGCATGCTTCCGGAGGGCGAGTTCCTCGAGGTGTTCGTCGATACGCCGATCGAGGAAGCCGAGCGGCGCGATCCCAAGGGGCTCTATGCCAAGGCGCGCGCGGGCGAGATCCGCAACTTCACCGGGATCGACAGCCCCTATGAGGCACCCGAAGCGCCCGACCTCAGGATCGACACCACGCTGATCGGAGCGGAGGCGGCGGCCGAGGAGATCGTCGCGCTGCTGATGGGTCGGGGAACGGCATCTTAA
- a CDS encoding MipA/OmpV family protein produces the protein MNNHMRHLLAVLLACAATPALAQQTGEAPDPGARNSLQLGIGAAIGPDYEGSDDYRIIPGGVVRARLGGISIESEGLGLTVDAIDLPGKIDFDIGPTFNVDLSRSGKVKDDVVDLLPELDPSIEFGFAGGIGIREITNPYDKLTFRLRVLSDIASGHQSTYMTPSVSFATPLSTATFATLSVSGDIVSDRYARYYFGITPTDTLASGLPTYTPKGGLKNVAGTLFVGHALSGDLRRKGFGLFGLVRHSRLLGDFKRSPLVADRGSASSWFAAAGVGYNF, from the coding sequence ATGAACAATCACATGCGCCACCTGCTTGCCGTCCTCCTCGCCTGCGCCGCGACCCCCGCCCTCGCGCAGCAGACCGGCGAGGCTCCGGACCCGGGTGCCCGCAATTCGCTCCAGCTCGGCATCGGGGCCGCCATCGGCCCCGACTACGAAGGCTCGGACGACTATCGGATCATCCCCGGCGGAGTGGTCCGTGCGAGGCTCGGCGGGATCTCGATCGAGAGCGAGGGGCTCGGCCTGACGGTCGACGCGATCGACCTTCCCGGCAAGATCGACTTCGACATCGGCCCGACCTTCAACGTCGACCTCAGCCGCTCGGGCAAGGTCAAGGACGACGTGGTCGACCTCCTGCCCGAGCTCGACCCCTCGATCGAATTCGGTTTCGCCGGCGGCATCGGCATCCGCGAGATCACCAATCCCTACGACAAGCTGACCTTCCGCCTGCGGGTGCTGAGCGACATCGCGAGCGGCCACCAGAGCACCTACATGACCCCGAGCGTCAGCTTCGCGACCCCGCTCTCGACCGCCACCTTCGCCACCCTGTCGGTCAGCGGCGACATCGTCTCGGACCGCTACGCCCGCTACTATTTCGGCATCACCCCGACCGACACGCTGGCGAGCGGCCTGCCGACCTACACCCCCAAGGGCGGGCTCAAGAATGTCGCGGGCACGCTGTTCGTCGGCCATGCGCTGTCGGGCGACCTGCGCCGCAAGGGCTTCGGGCTGTTCGGGCTGGTCCGCCACTCGCGACTGCTCGGCGACTTCAAGCGCAGTCCGCTGGTCGCCGATCGCGGAAGCGCCTCGTCCTGGTTCGCCGCTGCGGGCGTCGGCTACAACTTCTAG
- the fdxA gene encoding ferredoxin FdxA has product MTYVVTDACIRCKYMDCVEVCPVDCFYEGDNMLVINPNECIDCGVCEPECPAEAILPDTESGNEKWLELNATFSAQWPNITRKKDSPADADDYKGKDGKYDAYFSAEPGAGD; this is encoded by the coding sequence ATGACCTACGTCGTCACCGACGCCTGCATCCGCTGCAAATATATGGACTGCGTCGAGGTGTGCCCCGTCGACTGCTTCTACGAGGGCGACAACATGCTCGTCATCAACCCCAACGAGTGCATCGACTGCGGCGTCTGCGAGCCCGAGTGCCCGGCCGAGGCGATCCTTCCCGATACCGAGAGCGGCAACGAGAAATGGCTCGAGCTCAACGCGACCTTCTCGGCGCAGTGGCCCAACATCACCCGCAAGAAGGACAGTCCGGCCGACGCCGACGACTATAAGGGCAAGGACGGCAAGTACGACGCCTACTTCTCGGCCGAGCCCGGCGCCGGCGACTGA
- a CDS encoding RNA-binding S4 domain-containing protein — protein MRLDKYLFFVRLLKSRTQAQALIEEGRTRIDGRRALKTSDTVRVGSTVTMPLRGSIRVIRVLSLPGRRGPAPEARACYEDVGVDEGPGAA, from the coding sequence GTGCGTCTCGACAAATATCTCTTCTTCGTCCGACTCCTCAAATCGCGCACCCAGGCCCAGGCGCTGATCGAGGAGGGCCGGACCCGCATCGACGGCCGCCGCGCGCTCAAGACCTCCGACACCGTGCGGGTCGGGAGCACCGTCACCATGCCGCTCCGGGGAAGCATCCGGGTCATCCGCGTGCTGTCGCTGCCCGGCCGCCGCGGCCCCGCCCCCGAGGCGCGGGCCTGTTACGAGGACGTGGGCGTTGACGAGGGACCCGGCGCGGCATAG
- a CDS encoding helicase-related protein: protein MAARNDGIIRAILGPTNTGKTHLAIERMCAHSSGVIGFPLRLLAREVYDRVVAIKGEASVALLTGEERIVPPTARYWLSTVESMPVATEGNERDFAFCAIDEAQLGTDPERGHVFTDRLLRARGREETLILGSATLKPMIRALVPEAEIVTRPRFSTLRYAGSVKLSRLPPRSAIVAFSAEQVYGLAEMLRRFKGGAAVVMGALSPATRNAQVAMFQRGEVDYLVATDAVGMGLNMDVAHVAFAGLEKFDGRRDRRLTISEMAQIAGRAGRHQRDGSFGTLGLGGDNGPAFTEEEIAAIEEHRFRPLDHLYWRSSNLDFTDVGALIRSLEARSDDPLLRPAPLSIDLAVLKALAEDPAIAARRGVQARRLWAACGLPDFRKVGPMHHARMVRRVFNYIVDGGHIAQDWFAAEVTRLDNVQGDIEALADRLAGVRSWAYIAHRSDWLADPAKWAERTRQVEARLSDALHERLTQRFVDRRTAVLVRDIGARGADALPVTVAADGEVSVGPEPIGHLAGFDFTVDPAARLADKRLLLAAAERRLGDELDRRARDLCAGEDSRFALLATPGGEIGIAADGHLLARLAPGRSLAEPALRTVRSLDRLSVPARAELRARMEGWLERQISRHLGDLARLSAAATDKQLVPPVRALTAMLADAGGLAPRRALAEPIGQLDRAARAALHKLRIRLGALDVFLPSLLKPEAQRWRAALLAVRAGQPMPALPPPGAATLSAEADRHGAALAYRRLGESWLRVDLADRLAAFAHRARAAERPGGETLEPIDRDLVTSLGLSDEALARLMAEVGFRADPAGAWHWRGTRPRTRSRPTPARPGNAFAALAGLKR, encoded by the coding sequence ATGGCCGCGCGTAACGACGGCATCATTCGGGCCATCCTCGGGCCCACCAACACCGGCAAGACCCACTTGGCGATCGAGCGGATGTGCGCCCATTCGTCTGGGGTCATCGGCTTTCCGCTCCGCCTGCTCGCCCGCGAGGTCTATGACCGGGTGGTCGCGATCAAGGGCGAGGCCTCGGTCGCGCTCCTTACCGGCGAGGAACGGATCGTCCCCCCGACCGCGCGCTACTGGCTGTCGACGGTCGAGAGCATGCCCGTCGCGACCGAGGGCAACGAGCGCGACTTCGCCTTCTGCGCGATCGACGAGGCCCAGCTCGGCACCGATCCCGAGCGCGGCCACGTCTTCACCGACCGGCTGCTTCGCGCCCGCGGCCGCGAGGAGACCCTTATCCTCGGCTCGGCGACGCTGAAGCCGATGATCCGGGCGCTGGTACCCGAGGCCGAGATCGTCACCCGGCCGCGCTTCTCGACGCTGCGCTACGCCGGCTCGGTCAAATTGTCGCGGCTTCCCCCGCGCTCGGCGATCGTCGCCTTCTCGGCCGAGCAGGTCTACGGCCTCGCCGAGATGCTGCGCCGGTTCAAGGGCGGCGCTGCGGTGGTGATGGGTGCGCTTTCGCCCGCCACCCGCAATGCCCAGGTCGCGATGTTCCAGCGCGGCGAGGTCGACTATCTCGTCGCCACCGACGCGGTCGGAATGGGGCTCAACATGGACGTCGCCCATGTCGCCTTCGCCGGGCTCGAGAAGTTCGACGGCCGCCGCGACCGCCGGCTGACCATCTCCGAGATGGCGCAGATCGCGGGCCGCGCCGGTCGCCACCAGCGCGACGGAAGCTTCGGCACGCTCGGCCTTGGCGGCGACAACGGCCCCGCCTTCACCGAGGAGGAGATCGCCGCGATCGAGGAGCATCGCTTCCGCCCGCTCGACCATCTCTACTGGCGCTCCTCGAACCTCGACTTCACCGACGTCGGCGCGCTGATCCGCAGCCTCGAGGCGCGCTCGGACGACCCGCTGCTTCGCCCGGCCCCGCTCAGCATCGATCTGGCGGTGCTGAAGGCGCTGGCCGAGGATCCCGCCATCGCCGCCCGCCGCGGCGTCCAGGCGCGCCGGCTGTGGGCGGCCTGCGGCCTTCCCGACTTCCGCAAGGTCGGGCCGATGCACCATGCCCGGATGGTCCGCCGGGTGTTCAACTACATCGTCGACGGCGGCCATATCGCGCAGGACTGGTTCGCCGCCGAGGTGACCCGGCTCGACAATGTCCAGGGCGACATCGAGGCGCTTGCCGACCGCCTCGCCGGGGTCCGCAGCTGGGCCTATATCGCGCACCGCTCCGATTGGCTGGCCGATCCCGCCAAATGGGCCGAGCGCACCCGCCAGGTCGAGGCGCGCCTGTCCGATGCGCTTCACGAGCGGCTGACCCAGCGCTTCGTCGACCGCCGAACCGCGGTCCTCGTCCGCGACATCGGCGCGCGCGGTGCGGACGCGCTCCCGGTCACTGTCGCCGCCGACGGCGAGGTCAGCGTCGGGCCCGAGCCGATCGGCCATCTCGCGGGCTTCGACTTCACCGTCGATCCTGCCGCGCGCCTTGCCGACAAGCGCCTGCTGCTCGCCGCCGCCGAGCGCAGGCTGGGCGACGAGCTCGACCGCCGCGCCCGCGACCTGTGCGCCGGCGAGGACTCGCGCTTCGCCCTTCTCGCCACGCCGGGCGGCGAGATCGGGATCGCCGCCGACGGCCATCTCCTCGCCCGCCTCGCGCCGGGTCGGAGCCTGGCCGAGCCCGCTCTTCGCACCGTCCGCTCGCTCGACCGGCTGTCGGTCCCCGCCCGGGCCGAGCTGCGCGCGCGGATGGAGGGATGGCTCGAGCGCCAGATTTCCCGCCACCTCGGCGACCTCGCCCGCCTCTCGGCCGCCGCGACCGACAAGCAGCTCGTCCCCCCGGTGCGGGCGCTGACCGCGATGCTCGCCGACGCCGGAGGCCTCGCCCCGCGCCGGGCGCTCGCCGAGCCGATCGGCCAGCTCGATCGGGCCGCCCGGGCAGCGCTCCACAAGCTGCGTATCCGGCTCGGCGCGCTCGACGTCTTCCTGCCCTCGCTGCTCAAGCCCGAGGCGCAGCGCTGGCGCGCGGCCCTGCTCGCCGTTCGCGCCGGCCAGCCGATGCCCGCGCTTCCGCCCCCCGGGGCCGCCACCCTGTCCGCCGAGGCCGACCGCCACGGTGCCGCGCTCGCTTACCGCCGGCTCGGCGAATCCTGGCTGAGGGTCGACCTCGCCGACCGCCTCGCCGCCTTCGCCCACCGCGCCCGAGCCGCCGAGCGCCCGGGCGGCGAGACGCTCGAGCCGATCGACCGCGACCTCGTCACCTCGCTCGGCCTGTCCGACGAGGCGCTCGCCCGGCTGATGGCCGAGGTCGGCTTCCGCGCCGATCCGGCCGGTGCCTGGCACTGGCGCGGGACTCGTCCGCGCACCCGCTCCCGCCCCACCCCGGCGCGTCCGGGCAACGCCTTCGCGGCACTGGCCGGGCTCAAGCGCTAG
- a CDS encoding M23 family metallopeptidase, translating to MLERPRAFVAAQPLPAFGRAAALRPPEPRFSLVVDLAEDVLSRRWWRGVATLSALVTLTALLAPMPRALPPGPVESFGPDQLRQEEALGISSLASGSETGLVMAETSRARPITAAPERTARELTLLFSAGDDLFGLLRRNGASAGDASRAQALAQAAGAVPAAGTSLALRLGAPDGAGRPIERLHYRARIDLELTLVRGSDGQLAAERTGIAIDRTPLRIRGAASGGLYWALRAAGASPAIAADYLQAIGASLDVGSEVANGDRFTLVVAQSRSANGEVQTGGLLYAGLDRGAGKDLSLVRWPIGGRPQWVDADASPEPVSSGLGRPVDGPVTSTFGPRVHPILRFTRMHKGVDYGARWGSPIVAVADGQVVRAGWAGGYGRQVRLAHGGGLVTSYSHMSRIVAPEGGMVRRGELIGYVGSSGLSTGPHLHFEVLRDGQAINPAGVTMVSRPAIDQGMMAAVRARARMLVGG from the coding sequence ATGCTCGAACGCCCGCGTGCCTTTGTCGCTGCCCAGCCGCTTCCCGCCTTCGGACGGGCCGCGGCGCTGCGTCCGCCCGAGCCGCGCTTCAGCCTGGTGGTCGACCTCGCCGAGGACGTGCTGAGCCGCCGCTGGTGGCGCGGGGTGGCGACGCTCTCGGCATTGGTGACCCTGACGGCGCTGCTGGCGCCGATGCCGCGCGCGCTGCCGCCCGGGCCGGTGGAGAGCTTCGGGCCCGACCAGCTGCGGCAGGAGGAGGCGCTCGGAATCTCCTCGCTGGCGAGCGGATCGGAAACGGGACTGGTGATGGCCGAGACGAGCCGCGCCCGGCCGATCACGGCGGCACCCGAACGCACCGCGCGCGAACTGACCCTGCTCTTCTCCGCGGGCGACGATCTGTTCGGGCTGCTCCGTCGCAACGGCGCGAGCGCCGGGGACGCGTCGCGGGCGCAGGCCCTGGCGCAGGCCGCGGGCGCCGTTCCCGCGGCGGGCACCAGCCTTGCACTGCGGCTGGGGGCACCCGACGGCGCGGGACGGCCGATCGAGCGGCTCCACTATCGCGCCCGGATCGACCTCGAACTGACGCTTGTGCGCGGGAGCGACGGGCAGCTCGCGGCCGAGCGGACGGGGATCGCGATCGATCGTACCCCGCTTCGGATTCGCGGCGCGGCGAGTGGCGGACTTTACTGGGCGCTTCGCGCGGCGGGCGCCTCGCCCGCGATCGCCGCCGACTATCTCCAGGCGATCGGGGCCAGCCTCGACGTCGGAAGCGAGGTCGCGAACGGCGACCGCTTCACCCTCGTCGTGGCGCAGAGCCGCTCGGCCAATGGCGAAGTGCAGACGGGCGGGCTGCTCTATGCCGGGCTCGACCGCGGCGCGGGGAAGGACCTGTCGCTGGTCCGCTGGCCGATCGGCGGGCGACCGCAGTGGGTCGATGCGGATGCCAGCCCCGAGCCGGTGTCGAGCGGGCTCGGCCGGCCGGTCGACGGGCCGGTCACCTCGACCTTCGGGCCTCGGGTCCACCCGATCCTCCGCTTCACCCGGATGCACAAGGGCGTCGACTATGGCGCGCGCTGGGGCAGCCCGATCGTCGCGGTCGCCGATGGTCAGGTGGTCCGCGCCGGCTGGGCCGGGGGCTATGGCCGCCAGGTGCGGCTTGCGCATGGCGGCGGGCTGGTCACCAGCTACAGCCACATGAGCCGGATCGTCGCGCCCGAGGGCGGCATGGTCCGTCGCGGCGAGCTGATCGGCTATGTCGGATCGTCGGGCCTCTCGACCGGTCCGCACCTTCACTTCGAGGTGCTCCGCGACGGGCAGGCGATCAATCCGGCGGGCGTGACGATGGTCAGCCGCCCGGCGATCGACCAGGGAATGATGGCCGCGGTCCGGGCACGGGCACGGATGCTCGTCGGCGGCTGA
- a CDS encoding outer membrane protein, with the protein MRSFLLTLPLLALAAPAAAAGNPYVEVGFGPADARANDVDQTIDYTSVQTPAAPLASAPADVFIDDVFGTRSKRRWEGSVAAGYDFGWLRLEGELSRRQVRTSRIAADDGTDDFLGQLNSALNRTGGAGLAPVTLADFQRPGSIRSDAAMANAIVDVKLLKRLTLFVGGGLGINRVSGFGDHDSARAWQYTAGLRFPIGERLELGVKHRYFDSGIIKLDDDPRSFAGNPVTTSVGGVPVTRTTSATVIQDLEGEFRTRSVQLTLGYRF; encoded by the coding sequence ATGCGCAGCTTCCTCCTCACCCTTCCGCTCCTCGCCCTTGCCGCTCCCGCGGCGGCGGCCGGCAACCCCTATGTCGAGGTCGGCTTCGGCCCGGCCGACGCCCGTGCCAACGACGTCGACCAGACGATCGACTATACGAGCGTTCAGACGCCCGCCGCGCCGCTCGCAAGCGCTCCGGCCGACGTGTTCATCGACGATGTGTTCGGAACCCGCTCCAAGCGCCGCTGGGAAGGCAGCGTCGCGGCCGGCTACGACTTCGGCTGGCTGCGGCTCGAGGGCGAGCTCAGCCGGCGGCAGGTAAGGACCAGCCGGATCGCGGCCGACGACGGGACCGACGACTTCCTCGGCCAGCTCAACAGCGCGCTGAACCGCACCGGCGGCGCCGGGCTTGCGCCCGTGACGCTGGCCGACTTCCAGCGTCCGGGCAGCATCCGCTCGGACGCGGCGATGGCCAATGCGATCGTCGACGTGAAGCTGCTCAAGCGGTTGACCCTGTTCGTCGGGGGCGGGCTCGGGATCAACCGGGTGAGCGGGTTCGGCGACCACGACAGCGCGCGCGCCTGGCAATATACCGCCGGGCTGCGATTCCCGATCGGCGAGCGGCTCGAGCTCGGGGTCAAGCATCGTTATTTCGACAGCGGGATCATCAAGCTCGACGACGATCCGCGCAGCTTCGCGGGCAATCCGGTGACCACCAGCGTCGGCGGGGTGCCGGTGACCCGGACCACCAGCGCGACGGTGATCCAGGACCTCGAAGGTGAGTTCCGGACGCGCAGCGTGCAGCTGACGCTGGGGTATCGATTCTAG